A stretch of Gossypium hirsutum isolate 1008001.06 chromosome A06, Gossypium_hirsutum_v2.1, whole genome shotgun sequence DNA encodes these proteins:
- the LOC121203159 gene encoding uncharacterized protein, with amino-acid sequence MAAINPAVAAPYSMGVHRNTATQSHKVMAAANPAVKYGRAASILSTPTQTQSPLLRRNSVPSRSSDTRIMAANPEVLSSPSSSNLMGVLFFTQCQFRNRYGQDLKLEDHIYWHGYGDPPETIAQQSASEFRHSGDTVGSVGAVSYLVRDKVRWIIAWSNSGEDTLKLNKVYSEINEVSEEGIDWCSIKESLDQNVPKYTARNKNYGYSADLMIDPTSNTPTMTATFKCGACY; translated from the exons ATGGCTGCCATCAATCCAGCAGTAGCAGCACCATATTCTATGGGTGTTCATAGAAATACAGCGACCCAAAGCCACAAAGTTATGGCGGCTGCCAATCCAGCAGTGAAATACGGACGTGCAGCTTCGATTCTTTCTACACCCACACAGACACAGTCCCCATTACTACGTAGAAATTCGGTTCCCAGCAGAAGCTCAGACACGAGAATCATGGCTGCCAACCCTGAAGTTTTGTCGTCACCGTCGTCGTCAAATTTAATGGGGGTTCTGTTTTTTACGCAGTGCCAGTTTCGGAACCGTTACGGTCAGGATTTAAAGCTGGAAGACCACATTTATTGGCATGGATATGGAGATCCACCGGAAACTATAGCTCAACAGTCGGCAAGTGAGTTTAGGCACTCGGGTGACACCGTAGGTTCAGTTGGAGCTGTTTCGTATCTTGTCAGAGATAAGGTTAGGTGGATTATTGCCTGGAGCAACAGCGGAGAAGATACGCTCAAGCTTAACAAG GTGTATAGTGAGATTAATGAAGTAAGTGAAGAAGGAATTGACTGGTGCTCGATAAAAGAATCATTGGATCAAAACGTGCCCAAGTATACAGCtagaaataaaaattatggatattCAGCTGATCTTATGATTGACCCAACCAGCAATACACCAACAATGACGGCAACATTCAAATGTGGCGCTTGCTATTGA